A window from Osmia lignaria lignaria isolate PbOS001 chromosome 8, iyOsmLign1, whole genome shotgun sequence encodes these proteins:
- the Pfdn1 gene encoding prefoldin subunit 1 isoform X1 — MYEHIMAREPDEELRKAFSQLHEKVIDTTQKLKLADLQIEKLKRTKQRAELTMKEISSYPKNTKTYESVGRMFLLDDIDNIKAELDKRMKNADEKVKTLENNKTYLQQNLKESENNIREMIQQRQNKDTSG; from the exons ATGTACG AGCACATAATGGCCAGGGAACCGGACGAAGAATTGAGAAAAGCTTTCTCACAGTTACACGAGAAGGTGATAGATACTACTCAGAAACTAAAGTTAGCAGACTTGCAGATTGAAAAACTAAAACGAACTAAACAACGCGCTGAGTTGACTATGAAGGAGATCTCTTCGTATCCAAAGAATACGAAGACTTATGAATCTGTCGGCCGGATGTTTCTTTTAGATGATATAGATAACATTAAAGCAGAACTTGATAAACGAATGAAGAACGCCGACGAAAAAGTGAAaactttagaaaataataagacTTACTTGCAACAAAACCTGAAAGAAAGTGAAAACAATATCAGGGAAATGATTCAGCAAAGACAGAACAAGGACACGTCCGGTTAA
- the Pfdn1 gene encoding prefoldin subunit 1 isoform X2, translating into MAREPDEELRKAFSQLHEKVIDTTQKLKLADLQIEKLKRTKQRAELTMKEISSYPKNTKTYESVGRMFLLDDIDNIKAELDKRMKNADEKVKTLENNKTYLQQNLKESENNIREMIQQRQNKDTSG; encoded by the coding sequence ATGGCCAGGGAACCGGACGAAGAATTGAGAAAAGCTTTCTCACAGTTACACGAGAAGGTGATAGATACTACTCAGAAACTAAAGTTAGCAGACTTGCAGATTGAAAAACTAAAACGAACTAAACAACGCGCTGAGTTGACTATGAAGGAGATCTCTTCGTATCCAAAGAATACGAAGACTTATGAATCTGTCGGCCGGATGTTTCTTTTAGATGATATAGATAACATTAAAGCAGAACTTGATAAACGAATGAAGAACGCCGACGAAAAAGTGAAaactttagaaaataataagacTTACTTGCAACAAAACCTGAAAGAAAGTGAAAACAATATCAGGGAAATGATTCAGCAAAGACAGAACAAGGACACGTCCGGTTAA